In the Salinisphaera sp. T31B1 genome, one interval contains:
- a CDS encoding acyl-CoA-binding protein: MAADLSADFEKAQQDVQTLSKRPDNNDLLALYAHYKQATVGDVEGKRPGFTDLKGRAKYDAWAKLDGMDTDQAMRGYVEKVNSLLDADR, translated from the coding sequence ATGGCAGCAGATCTTTCCGCGGATTTCGAAAAAGCGCAGCAGGACGTACAGACGTTGTCGAAGCGCCCCGACAACAATGATCTTCTGGCGCTGTATGCTCACTACAAACAGGCAACGGTCGGCGATGTGGAAGGCAAGCGTCCGGGTTTTACCGACCTCAAGGGGCGCGCCAAGTACGACGCCTGGGCCAAGCTCGACGGTATGGATACCGACCAGGCCATGCGGGGCTATGTGGAAAAGGTCAACTCGTTGCTCGACGCCGACCGTTGA
- the aroE gene encoding shikimate dehydrogenase: MTDMPDRYAVIGHPVEHSRSPEIHAAFARQTGQRLSYDRLPAAPDAFVAVARGFFEAGGAGLNVTLPFKGDAAAFADRLTERAVRAGAVNTLARRDDGLLLGDNTDGAGLLNDLSARVGLSIAGARILILGAGGAVRGVVPVLMGQSPTRLQIANRSPDKAERIARDFADLGSIQACSLAEVGPGWDLIINAISAGLGGEMPALPTHLLDGAGRAYDMLYANGPTPFMQWVGQHSDIPCSDGFGMLVEQAAESFFVWRGVRPDTAPVIQSLRPGAGPASTRDR; this comes from the coding sequence ATGACCGATATGCCCGACCGTTATGCCGTCATCGGCCACCCCGTCGAACATAGCCGCTCGCCCGAGATTCATGCCGCATTCGCCCGGCAGACGGGCCAGCGGCTCAGCTATGACCGGCTGCCGGCGGCGCCGGATGCCTTTGTGGCCGTCGCCCGTGGCTTCTTCGAGGCCGGCGGCGCCGGGCTGAACGTGACGCTGCCTTTCAAAGGCGACGCCGCGGCCTTCGCGGATCGCCTGACCGAACGCGCGGTTCGTGCCGGAGCGGTGAATACGCTGGCGCGCCGCGACGACGGCCTGCTGCTGGGCGACAACACCGACGGCGCCGGTCTGCTGAACGATCTGAGCGCGCGCGTGGGCCTGTCGATCGCGGGCGCGCGCATACTCATCCTGGGCGCGGGCGGGGCCGTGCGCGGTGTGGTGCCCGTGCTGATGGGACAATCGCCCACCCGCCTGCAGATCGCCAATCGCAGCCCGGACAAGGCCGAACGCATCGCACGCGACTTCGCTGATCTGGGGTCCATCCAGGCCTGTAGCCTTGCCGAGGTCGGCCCGGGCTGGGACCTGATCATCAACGCGATTTCCGCCGGTCTGGGCGGCGAGATGCCAGCCTTGCCCACACATCTGCTCGACGGCGCCGGGCGTGCCTACGACATGCTGTATGCCAACGGGCCCACGCCATTCATGCAGTGGGTCGGTCAACACAGCGATATACCCTGCTCTGACGGCTTCGGCATGCTGGTCGAACAGGCCGCCGAGTCGTTCTTTGTCTGGCGCGGCGTGCGCCCGGATACCGCGCCGGTGATCCAGTCCCTGCGGCCGGGTGCCGGACCGGCCTCGACCCGCGACCGGTAG
- the nfi gene encoding deoxyribonuclease V (cleaves DNA at apurinic or apyrimidinic sites) → MSGLQVFDADALVRVEHDWPRDAPACRALQTELTRHVVFEDRLGPVRTIGGVDIGFEDQGRITRAAVVVLDARTLTVVDQALARVPTRMPYIPGLLSFREVPGALAALSQLAHPPDLLHVDGHGIAHPRRLGVATHLGLVSGLPTLGVAKKRLTGHHEPLPDEYGAWVSLIDRGETVGAVLRSRVGVKPIFISGGHGIGLETAIASTRSALTGYKLPATTRAADRLASDRG, encoded by the coding sequence GTGTCCGGTCTGCAGGTATTCGACGCAGACGCGCTGGTCCGGGTCGAACACGATTGGCCCCGCGACGCGCCGGCCTGTCGCGCGTTGCAGACGGAATTGACCCGGCATGTCGTATTCGAAGACCGGCTGGGGCCGGTACGCACGATCGGCGGCGTGGATATCGGTTTCGAAGACCAGGGCCGCATTACACGCGCGGCGGTGGTCGTACTCGACGCCCGGACCCTGACGGTCGTTGATCAAGCATTGGCACGCGTGCCCACACGCATGCCGTATATCCCGGGGTTGCTGTCTTTCCGTGAGGTTCCCGGTGCATTGGCCGCGTTATCGCAACTCGCCCATCCGCCGGATCTGCTCCACGTCGACGGCCATGGCATTGCGCATCCGCGTCGCCTGGGCGTAGCGACCCATCTCGGACTGGTTTCCGGGCTGCCGACGCTCGGCGTGGCCAAGAAGCGGCTCACCGGCCACCACGAGCCCCTCCCGGACGAATACGGAGCGTGGGTATCGTTGATCGATCGCGGTGAGACCGTGGGCGCCGTATTGCGATCCCGCGTCGGCGTTAAGCCGATCTTCATCTCTGGCGGGCATGGTATCGGCCTGGAGACGGCTATCGCCTCGACGCGGAGCGCACTGACCGGCTACAAGCTGCCCGCTACGACGCGGGCCGCCGACCGTCTGGCATCCGATCGTGGGTAA
- a CDS encoding glycosyltransferase, with product MTGRSLLHYVSLDGAGGVELQFVEFLHAAACLADYRHAVVACGKTVHPLVARQLAEAGVAVTFEKYAGAVKLPKWPAALRAARQRHVVSTQQPQAVIIWNRLRDSLDTLAAAGAERCVYWERGASWFAGESPAKRRFIAEVQAVLCNSLAAKRMLELRWSYAGQVQVIPNALRPSLKPASTRPRELPDQGPVRLGLVARLQPIKGVALAIQALTVLRARGYDVSLHIAGDGPERARLEALAGRLGLGERVLFAGLVEDMAAFYRDIDLLVHPALREPFGQIAVEANAYGIPAVVAAVDGLVEVITDGVTGLCVRPSLPLADYAGLGGGTEDLPPFVYDPATDTIGPPRLVDPHGLAEAIMRILDDRPGYRGMSAAAIRAVDARFDFDMHVRRALAAVSGFAATGRLPVTEGIPGGAGHE from the coding sequence GTGACGGGTCGATCGCTGCTGCACTATGTCAGCCTGGATGGCGCGGGCGGCGTGGAGCTGCAGTTCGTTGAGTTCCTACATGCCGCCGCGTGTCTGGCGGACTACCGACATGCCGTGGTCGCCTGCGGCAAGACCGTCCACCCGCTGGTTGCTCGGCAGCTGGCAGAGGCGGGCGTGGCGGTAACGTTCGAGAAATACGCCGGAGCGGTGAAATTGCCGAAATGGCCCGCCGCGCTGCGCGCGGCACGGCAGCGCCACGTGGTGAGCACCCAGCAGCCGCAGGCTGTGATCATATGGAACCGTCTGCGCGACAGCCTTGATACGCTGGCCGCTGCCGGGGCCGAGCGCTGTGTGTACTGGGAGCGTGGGGCGAGTTGGTTTGCCGGTGAATCGCCGGCCAAGCGGCGCTTCATCGCGGAAGTCCAAGCGGTACTCTGCAACAGCCTCGCGGCCAAGCGCATGCTCGAGTTGCGCTGGTCCTACGCCGGTCAGGTGCAGGTGATACCGAACGCGCTGCGTCCGTCGTTGAAGCCGGCCTCGACCAGGCCCCGTGAACTTCCGGACCAGGGCCCTGTGCGGCTCGGCCTGGTCGCGCGCCTGCAGCCGATCAAGGGCGTCGCACTGGCGATTCAAGCCCTGACCGTGCTGCGTGCCCGTGGCTACGATGTCAGCCTGCATATCGCCGGTGACGGGCCCGAGCGCGCCAGGCTTGAAGCCCTTGCTGGCCGGCTGGGTCTGGGTGAACGGGTGCTTTTCGCCGGGCTGGTCGAAGACATGGCCGCGTTCTATCGCGATATCGATCTGCTGGTTCATCCGGCCCTACGCGAGCCGTTCGGCCAGATCGCGGTCGAAGCCAACGCGTACGGCATACCGGCGGTCGTGGCTGCGGTCGATGGGCTGGTGGAGGTGATCACCGATGGCGTGACCGGCCTCTGTGTCCGACCGTCATTGCCGCTGGCCGATTATGCCGGCCTGGGGGGCGGCACCGAAGATCTGCCGCCGTTCGTCTACGACCCGGCCACCGACACGATCGGCCCACCGCGGCTGGTGGACCCGCACGGGCTGGCCGAGGCGATCATGCGCATCCTGGACGACCGGCCGGGTTACCGGGGTATGAGCGCAGCGGCCATTCGCGCCGTGGACGCGCGTTTCGATTTCGATATGCACGTACGGCGCGCCCTGGCCGCGGTGTCGGGATTTGCCGCGACCGGCCGGCTTCCGGTGACCGAAGGCATTCCTGGAGGAGCCGGACATGAGTGA
- a CDS encoding dihydrofolate reductase, whose product MSSYRPRITLIAAMDRNRVIGANGGMPWHIPTDLRWFKQQTLDRPILMGRRTYESIGRALPRRLNLVLTRDTRFTAPGVERVASLAEAIERTRAAEAEELAVIGGAEVYALALPRADRLKITRIEAEYDGDTWFPSFEAADWRCIDDQAVDATEDTPAHRFMTWDRDSP is encoded by the coding sequence ATGAGCTCCTATCGACCCCGAATCACGCTGATCGCCGCGATGGACCGCAACCGGGTCATCGGTGCAAACGGCGGCATGCCATGGCATATTCCAACCGATCTGCGCTGGTTCAAGCAGCAGACACTGGACCGCCCGATTCTCATGGGCCGGCGGACTTACGAATCCATCGGCCGCGCGCTGCCGCGACGGCTCAACCTCGTATTGACCCGCGATACGCGCTTTACAGCGCCCGGCGTAGAGCGTGTGGCCAGCCTGGCCGAGGCCATCGAACGCACGCGCGCGGCCGAGGCCGAGGAACTGGCCGTGATCGGCGGCGCCGAGGTGTATGCATTGGCCCTGCCGCGCGCTGATCGGCTCAAGATCACACGAATCGAGGCCGAATACGATGGCGATACATGGTTTCCGTCTTTCGAGGCGGCCGACTGGCGCTGTATAGATGATCAGGCGGTGGACGCCACCGAAGACACCCCGGCGCATCGGTTCATGACATGGGATCGTGACAGCCCGTAG
- the waaF gene encoding lipopolysaccharide heptosyltransferase II, with translation MFRLDPALDPMSATPQILVVGPSWIGDMVMAQSLFMRLRERFPDGRLDVLVPPVTARLVERMPEVDRAVTMDIGHGEFAFSRRRVAARRLRETGYDQAIVLQRSAKAALVPWLAGIPQRTGVRGELRFGLINDVRHIDTERYPRKVEHYALLGLASDGDALGELQLPRLTIDATQRERLVESLGLDLDRPVIGFAPGAAYGGAKQWPADHFARLAGELDARGIAVWVFGSAADRTLAERLATAAPRHGVNLCERTSLTDIADLASLTTAFVGNDTGVMHLAAACAPRVLAIYGSTDPDYAPPLAPSEARFWLGLACSPCRARVCPLGHNRCMQDIRVVDVLTACLDAGATDLPGLHYAC, from the coding sequence ATGTTCCGACTGGATCCCGCCCTCGACCCAATGTCCGCCACGCCCCAAATTCTCGTTGTCGGCCCGAGCTGGATCGGCGATATGGTCATGGCCCAGAGCCTTTTCATGCGCCTGCGGGAACGCTTCCCGGACGGCCGACTGGATGTGTTGGTGCCACCGGTGACCGCGCGTCTGGTCGAACGCATGCCGGAAGTCGATCGGGCTGTGACGATGGATATCGGTCATGGCGAGTTCGCGTTCAGCAGGCGCCGGGTTGCGGCACGCCGGCTGCGCGAGACTGGCTACGATCAGGCGATCGTGCTACAGCGCAGCGCCAAGGCTGCACTCGTGCCGTGGTTGGCCGGCATCCCACAGCGTACCGGCGTGCGCGGTGAACTGCGTTTCGGCCTGATCAACGATGTACGCCATATCGATACCGAGCGCTACCCGCGCAAGGTCGAACACTACGCCCTGTTGGGCTTGGCCAGTGACGGCGATGCGCTCGGAGAACTGCAGCTGCCTCGCCTGACGATCGATGCCACGCAGCGCGAGCGCCTGGTCGAAAGCCTCGGCCTGGATCTCGACCGGCCCGTCATAGGTTTCGCCCCTGGAGCCGCCTACGGCGGAGCCAAGCAATGGCCGGCCGACCATTTCGCCCGCCTGGCCGGCGAGCTCGATGCACGCGGTATTGCGGTCTGGGTGTTCGGCAGTGCCGCCGACCGTACGCTGGCCGAGCGTCTGGCCACAGCGGCGCCGCGTCATGGCGTGAATCTGTGCGAACGCACGTCGCTGACCGATATCGCGGATCTGGCCTCGCTGACCACGGCATTTGTCGGCAACGATACCGGAGTGATGCATCTCGCCGCCGCGTGTGCGCCCCGCGTGCTGGCGATCTATGGTTCGACCGACCCCGACTATGCTCCACCCCTGGCGCCGTCCGAAGCGCGGTTCTGGCTCGGCCTGGCCTGTTCGCCCTGTCGAGCGCGTGTCTGCCCGCTGGGCCATAACCGCTGCATGCAGGATATCCGTGTCGTCGATGTGCTCACCGCCTGCCTGGACGCCGGTGCAACCGATCTCCCTGGTCTGCACTACGCATGCTGA
- a CDS encoding EAL domain-containing protein, with translation MAQIRTIRVLIVDNDPEDRQLIAELLAGATRCRYELTMVDGYADGMAAIRAGGIDICLLDYELNGHTGLDLIRSPAAAGLDAPIVVISGHDDYEVDLAVMEAGAVEFLPKSELTSALLERAIRYSIQHHESQKKFTYLARHDQVTGLFNRSVLLERIAFMLERPARERRDFAVMYFDLDGFKSINDSLGHGIGDKALYTAARRLKSECGPYSLLARLGGDEFVAVIDSGDRAKLDAILESVLESFRKPVLIGNHAIFVTTSIGIALYPEHGDNASELINNADAAMYLAKQGGRDTYHWYDSDNDGRPARSVGLENELRAAIETNELHLVYQPQFDLASGRIVGLEALARWQHPRLGPIPPEEFVPLAESRGCIRALTCWALHTACRQYLSWRDAGLLDDEVVLAVNVSSQHARDEDFLPMVRQLLKELAMPADLLELEFTENALMLGPDDTNPLVGELKGLGVQVVIDDFGKGYSSLSYLTRLPVDSLKIDLSFLRGINDNARDRAMARAIIALGASLGLRVVAEGVENDLQRRFLVENNCEFGQGFFYAPGLPVADCTRLLQGGRDVLPASH, from the coding sequence ATGGCGCAAATTCGAACCATTCGTGTTCTGATCGTCGACAACGATCCGGAAGATCGGCAATTGATTGCCGAACTGCTGGCTGGGGCGACACGCTGTCGCTACGAGCTGACCATGGTCGACGGCTACGCAGACGGCATGGCGGCGATACGCGCCGGCGGCATCGATATCTGTCTGCTCGATTACGAACTCAATGGTCATACCGGTCTCGATCTGATCCGCAGCCCGGCCGCGGCCGGGCTGGACGCGCCGATCGTGGTCATCAGCGGCCATGACGATTACGAAGTCGACCTGGCGGTCATGGAAGCCGGTGCGGTCGAATTTCTACCCAAGAGCGAATTGACGTCGGCGCTGCTCGAACGCGCGATCCGGTATTCCATCCAGCACCACGAATCGCAGAAGAAATTTACCTATCTGGCGCGACATGACCAGGTTACCGGGCTGTTCAACCGCAGCGTGCTGCTCGAGCGCATCGCGTTCATGCTGGAGCGCCCGGCACGCGAGAGACGCGACTTCGCGGTGATGTATTTCGATCTGGACGGGTTCAAGTCGATCAACGACAGCCTGGGCCACGGCATCGGCGACAAGGCTCTGTATACCGCCGCGCGTCGTCTCAAATCCGAGTGCGGCCCTTATTCACTGCTGGCGCGCCTGGGCGGCGACGAATTCGTGGCCGTCATCGACAGCGGCGATCGTGCCAAGCTCGATGCGATTCTCGAGTCGGTCCTGGAGTCGTTCCGCAAGCCGGTGCTGATCGGCAATCATGCGATCTTCGTGACCACATCGATCGGTATCGCGCTGTATCCGGAGCACGGTGACAATGCCAGCGAGCTGATCAACAACGCCGATGCGGCGATGTATCTGGCCAAGCAGGGCGGGCGTGACACTTACCACTGGTACGACAGCGACAACGATGGCCGACCGGCACGCAGCGTCGGGCTGGAAAACGAACTGCGTGCGGCCATCGAAACCAACGAGCTGCATCTGGTCTACCAGCCGCAGTTCGACCTGGCCAGCGGGCGAATCGTCGGCCTCGAGGCACTCGCGCGCTGGCAGCATCCCCGGCTGGGTCCGATTCCGCCCGAGGAGTTCGTACCGCTGGCCGAGTCACGGGGCTGTATCCGCGCACTGACCTGCTGGGCACTGCATACCGCCTGTCGACAGTATCTGTCGTGGCGCGACGCCGGGCTGCTCGACGATGAAGTGGTGCTCGCGGTGAACGTGTCCTCGCAGCATGCCCGCGACGAGGATTTTCTCCCGATGGTGCGCCAGTTGCTTAAAGAATTGGCCATGCCGGCCGATCTTCTGGAACTGGAGTTCACCGAAAATGCGCTGATGCTCGGACCCGATGATACAAACCCGCTGGTGGGCGAGCTGAAGGGCCTGGGCGTGCAGGTGGTGATCGACGATTTCGGCAAGGGCTATTCCTCGCTGAGCTATCTCACCCGACTGCCGGTGGACTCGCTCAAGATCGATCTGAGCTTTTTGCGCGGCATCAACGACAACGCACGCGATCGCGCCATGGCTCGCGCCATCATCGCACTCGGGGCGAGCCTCGGGCTGCGCGTGGTGGCCGAAGGGGTGGAAAACGATCTGCAGCGCCGTTTCCTGGTTGAGAACAACTGTGAGTTCGGACAGGGATTTTTCTATGCGCCTGGTCTACCGGTTGCCGATTGCACCCGGCTGCTACAGGGCGGTCGCGATGTATTGCCTGCCAGCCACTAG
- the mntR gene encoding manganese-binding transcriptional regulator MntR: MSATKPAQPLDHVLRGDTSGELLDPEVHARQYSYVRKAHETELVEDYVELIADLIDAKGEARAVELAQRMGVTQATVGKMIRRISEAGLVTSEPYRSIFLTDAGKEMAEQSRRRHIVVLRFLRALGVSEATARKDAEGVEHHVSAETIEIMRRFADAHDDTR, encoded by the coding sequence ATGAGCGCAACCAAGCCCGCCCAACCTCTCGATCACGTGCTGCGCGGCGATACGTCCGGCGAGTTGCTCGACCCGGAGGTTCATGCGCGCCAGTACAGCTACGTGCGCAAGGCCCACGAGACCGAACTGGTGGAAGATTATGTCGAGCTGATCGCCGACCTGATCGATGCCAAGGGCGAGGCGCGCGCGGTCGAGCTGGCTCAGCGCATGGGGGTCACCCAGGCCACGGTCGGCAAGATGATCCGCCGGATCAGCGAGGCCGGACTGGTCACAAGCGAGCCCTATCGTTCGATCTTTCTGACCGACGCCGGCAAGGAAATGGCCGAGCAGTCGCGGCGGCGCCATATCGTTGTGCTGCGTTTTCTGCGCGCGCTGGGCGTTTCCGAGGCAACCGCCCGCAAGGATGCCGAAGGCGTGGAACACCATGTGAGCGCGGAAACCATCGAGATCATGCGCCGGTTTGCCGACGCCCACGACGACACGCGCTGA
- a CDS encoding ATP-binding protein, whose product MSAVGRLFSEPSDVQVLGSAALALLLEQLPGAAVCLIDAAGVIQSWHASAEKLLGHVAGQVEGHRLESLFPEERRFEAALARALFDASAQGRSRSNAGLMTRNGQRRVCTLDIQPCVNAAQDVEGFIVLMRASGPVRSLEAAGPGDELVVAHRSNLARAHEEPAWIGLDLSMRVTRVSRRAADWMACDVEDPLGRPLSDCVMPSGHAEWPVILHRVVRNRRAINVDVSSVEEGGGQARTARLVGLNTADGRLDGFTLVLEEAPGVSAATIDEVALPPPTHGNDGLLGAAHDLREPLRKMQHYAQQLQTREATRLSDDGRRQLESMQAAAERMQSMVGGMLRLARVDASSGQGVSLDLQTAVDEARADLAVLIEEHEAEFDIGALGTVVGDSDQLRALFQNLIDNSIRYRHVERSPRIRIAVVPAVDERDRVHLEYVDNGAGIDEPERVFSPFGHRRDDRSGGGTGIGLSLCQRICRRHHGDLRIVETGPDGTRFRITLNDLDRSPTP is encoded by the coding sequence ATGAGTGCTGTCGGCCGTCTTTTTTCCGAGCCTTCCGATGTCCAGGTTCTGGGCAGTGCCGCGCTGGCCTTGCTGCTCGAGCAACTGCCGGGAGCGGCTGTCTGTCTGATCGATGCCGCCGGCGTGATCCAGAGCTGGCACGCGAGCGCCGAAAAGCTGTTGGGACATGTCGCCGGCCAGGTCGAAGGCCATCGTCTGGAAAGTCTGTTCCCTGAAGAGCGGCGTTTCGAGGCTGCGCTCGCCCGCGCGCTGTTCGACGCCAGCGCGCAGGGTCGCTCACGTAGCAACGCGGGCCTGATGACCCGTAACGGCCAGCGCCGCGTGTGCACGCTTGATATTCAACCCTGTGTGAACGCTGCGCAGGACGTTGAGGGCTTCATCGTGCTCATGCGTGCCTCGGGCCCCGTGCGATCGCTCGAGGCGGCGGGTCCGGGTGACGAACTGGTGGTCGCGCATCGCTCGAACCTCGCGCGTGCCCACGAAGAGCCGGCCTGGATCGGGCTGGATCTGTCCATGCGGGTCACTCGTGTGAGCCGTCGCGCGGCCGACTGGATGGCCTGCGACGTGGAGGACCCGCTGGGCCGCCCGCTGAGCGATTGTGTGATGCCGTCCGGACACGCGGAGTGGCCGGTGATCCTGCACCGGGTCGTGCGCAACCGGCGTGCGATCAACGTAGACGTCAGCAGCGTCGAGGAGGGCGGCGGCCAGGCGCGCACCGCCCGGCTGGTCGGATTGAATACCGCGGATGGGCGGCTGGACGGGTTTACCCTGGTTCTCGAGGAAGCGCCCGGCGTGTCGGCGGCAACTATAGACGAGGTGGCGTTGCCCCCGCCGACCCATGGCAACGACGGCCTGCTGGGCGCGGCCCACGACCTGCGCGAGCCGTTGCGCAAGATGCAGCATTACGCCCAGCAACTGCAGACACGCGAAGCCACACGGCTCAGCGACGATGGTCGACGACAACTCGAGAGCATGCAGGCCGCCGCCGAGCGCATGCAGTCCATGGTGGGTGGCATGCTGCGTCTGGCGCGGGTCGATGCCAGCAGCGGGCAGGGTGTCAGCCTGGATCTGCAGACCGCGGTGGACGAAGCGCGCGCCGATCTGGCGGTGCTCATCGAAGAGCACGAGGCCGAGTTCGATATCGGCGCGCTGGGCACGGTGGTTGGAGATAGCGACCAGCTACGGGCCCTGTTCCAGAATCTGATCGATAACAGTATTCGCTATCGCCATGTCGAACGCAGTCCGCGGATACGGATCGCGGTCGTGCCGGCCGTCGACGAGCGCGATCGGGTCCATCTGGAGTATGTGGATAACGGCGCAGGCATCGACGAGCCCGAGCGCGTTTTCTCGCCGTTTGGCCATCGACGCGATGATCGTTCCGGCGGCGGTACCGGTATCGGTCTGTCGCTGTGCCAGCGGATCTGCCGACGCCACCATGGGGACCTGCGGATCGTGGAAACCGGGCCGGATGGGACTCGTTTTCGGATCACGCTCAACGATCTGGACCGCTCGCCGACGCCATAG
- a CDS encoding glycosyltransferase family 4 protein, whose translation MSPDSDQTLALTHYVSLKGFGGVEQQFRAFAAHAARRDDLTQNVVVSSRSVHPHHRSLLSDMSGWHYEKAVLRLSIPHRPAALRRWRYRWVARHPRADVALLWNRLGQQARVLDAVGVRRCLYWEHGSAWLAGESREKASVLERLPAVICNSHAARRMLELHWGYTGTVRVCLNGMRSAGRPGVARIRRFDRPLRLGVACRLVPIKATCLALHTLAILRERGRDVRLSIAGDGPLRASLSALASALGVADHVEFKGVVRDMPAFFAEIDVLLHPALREPFGVVAAEAGAAGCPVVCTAVDGLPEVVADGKTGRCVPASGDLARYRELGGSTGGLPPVVYVPGSDRVEAPRICEPADLAEAVATVVDDADGYARMSQAAIDRVASRFDFDHHVDRVLAAAAEYAETGTLESGS comes from the coding sequence ATGAGCCCCGATTCCGATCAGACGCTGGCGTTGACGCACTACGTCAGCCTCAAGGGGTTTGGCGGGGTCGAACAGCAGTTCCGTGCATTCGCGGCGCACGCAGCCCGGCGCGACGATCTGACGCAGAACGTCGTGGTGTCCAGCCGCAGCGTTCATCCACATCATCGGTCGCTGCTTTCCGATATGTCCGGCTGGCACTACGAGAAGGCGGTTCTGCGGCTATCGATACCGCACCGGCCGGCCGCATTGCGCCGGTGGCGCTACCGCTGGGTGGCCCGACACCCACGCGCGGATGTGGCCCTGCTGTGGAATCGGCTTGGCCAGCAGGCGCGGGTGCTGGATGCCGTCGGCGTGCGCCGGTGTCTCTACTGGGAACACGGTTCGGCCTGGCTGGCCGGCGAGTCACGCGAGAAGGCGTCGGTGCTCGAACGCCTGCCGGCCGTGATCTGCAACTCGCATGCCGCCCGACGCATGCTGGAACTGCACTGGGGCTATACCGGCACCGTTCGCGTCTGTCTCAACGGTATGCGCTCGGCCGGCCGTCCCGGCGTTGCGCGAATACGTCGCTTCGACCGGCCGCTGCGCCTGGGCGTTGCCTGTCGCCTGGTGCCTATCAAGGCGACCTGCCTGGCGCTGCATACCCTCGCGATACTGCGTGAGCGCGGCCGCGACGTGCGCTTGTCCATCGCCGGTGACGGGCCACTTAGAGCCTCGCTGAGTGCGCTGGCCAGTGCGCTTGGCGTGGCGGATCACGTCGAGTTCAAGGGGGTGGTTCGGGATATGCCGGCGTTTTTCGCCGAGATCGACGTGCTGCTGCATCCCGCCCTGCGAGAGCCATTCGGCGTGGTGGCTGCCGAGGCCGGCGCGGCCGGCTGTCCGGTGGTCTGCACCGCGGTCGACGGACTGCCGGAAGTCGTCGCTGATGGCAAGACCGGCCGCTGCGTGCCGGCGAGCGGCGATTTGGCGCGCTATCGTGAATTGGGCGGCTCGACTGGCGGCCTGCCGCCCGTTGTGTACGTGCCGGGCTCCGATCGGGTGGAAGCGCCACGCATCTGCGAGCCGGCGGATCTGGCCGAGGCGGTGGCGACAGTGGTCGACGATGCAGACGGTTATGCGCGCATGAGCCAGGCTGCCATCGACCGTGTCGCCAGCCGGTTCGATTTCGATCACCATGTCGATCGGGTGCTCGCAGCCGCCGCCGAGTATGCCGAGACCGGCACGCTGGAAAGCGGCTCGTGA